The following are encoded in a window of Gramella sp. MT6 genomic DNA:
- a CDS encoding Gmad2 immunoglobulin-like domain-containing protein gives MRSVLIFLVLILCVSCKNNTENSKSTSTEISKEIKENRKDVEHTESYQNKEWSYSLDYPANFRVLESELPGKSPVINLFPAKTNYNPPFAIHEKPDIAYMAVLPKGFGVDAPSGNSTDLVNWNGALPDVPNIDKDNSKIYLLENNSPWAYFIRFENAPSGWDNYGGIFVHFKINDFAAECFGKETGRQKKMEDCDPMGNDEVRYSGEIDEQTKAELISILESFKFKLNEKSDISELIQVEKPLPNKDVRSPLKVSGKAKGFWFFEANAPIEILDKDFKKIAESYIKAEGEWMTKDFVNFSGEIEFEGPDDERGYLVFKRANPSGKKENARQYRIPIIFPPK, from the coding sequence ATGCGATCAGTACTTATTTTTCTGGTTTTAATTCTTTGTGTTTCCTGTAAGAACAATACTGAAAATAGTAAAAGTACCAGCACTGAAATTTCAAAGGAAATAAAAGAAAACCGAAAAGATGTTGAGCACACAGAAAGTTATCAGAACAAGGAATGGTCTTATTCTTTAGACTATCCTGCCAATTTTCGAGTTCTTGAATCTGAACTTCCCGGAAAGAGCCCGGTTATTAATCTATTTCCGGCAAAAACAAATTATAATCCTCCTTTTGCTATTCATGAAAAACCTGATATAGCATATATGGCTGTTCTTCCTAAAGGTTTTGGAGTGGACGCGCCTTCTGGAAATAGTACCGACCTGGTGAATTGGAATGGTGCTCTGCCTGATGTTCCCAATATCGATAAAGACAATAGTAAAATCTATCTTCTCGAAAATAATAGTCCCTGGGCCTATTTTATCAGGTTTGAAAATGCTCCGTCTGGCTGGGACAACTATGGTGGTATTTTTGTTCATTTCAAAATTAACGATTTCGCGGCGGAATGTTTTGGTAAGGAAACTGGTAGGCAAAAGAAAATGGAGGATTGTGATCCCATGGGGAACGATGAAGTTCGCTACTCAGGTGAAATTGACGAACAAACTAAAGCTGAACTTATTAGTATCCTGGAATCGTTTAAATTCAAATTAAATGAGAAAAGTGATATTTCTGAACTTATCCAGGTCGAAAAGCCTCTTCCAAATAAAGATGTTCGATCTCCCTTAAAAGTAAGTGGTAAGGCAAAGGGTTTCTGGTTTTTCGAAGCCAACGCGCCAATTGAGATTTTGGATAAGGATTTTAAAAAGATCGCTGAAAGCTATATAAAAGCTGAAGGAGAGTGGATGACGAAAGATTTTGTGAATTTTAGCGGTGAAATAGAGTTTGAAGGGCCAGATGATGAACGTGGATATTTAGTCTTTAAACGTGCCAATCCATCAGGTAAAAAAGAAAATGCCAGGCAATATCGTATCCCGATAATATTTCCACCTAAATAA
- a CDS encoding nucleoside triphosphate pyrophosphohydrolase family protein yields the protein MKKRIAAVKEFHSAFGLGINEKPKADLGKAKNLLRFNLMKEENEEYLEAANNNDLTEVADALGDMLYILCGTIIEHGMQHKIEEVFDEIQSSNMSKLGADGKPIYREDGKVLKGPNYFKPDIDRILEK from the coding sequence ATGAAGAAAAGAATTGCGGCAGTAAAAGAATTCCATTCGGCCTTTGGTTTAGGGATTAATGAAAAGCCGAAGGCCGATCTGGGAAAAGCAAAGAACCTTTTAAGGTTCAACCTGATGAAAGAGGAAAATGAAGAATACCTGGAAGCTGCGAATAATAATGATCTTACTGAAGTTGCTGATGCATTAGGCGATATGCTTTATATCCTTTGCGGAACCATTATAGAACATGGTATGCAACATAAGATTGAGGAAGTTTTTGACGAAATCCAATCTAGTAATATGAGTAAACTTGGTGCAGATGGGAAGCCTATCTATCGTGAGGACGGGAAAGTTCTTAAGGGACCAAATTATTTTAAACCCGATATAGACCGTATCCTTGAGAAGTAG
- a CDS encoding GyrI-like domain-containing protein, translating to MKIFKYLFFLLLIFIIGASIYIATKDGKFQVEQKEMMMVPQEVVFNEVNEFTSWKKWEPWSQEAEDMIINYGEKTSGEGASYSWSSEEMGEGEINTEKANPHTSIDQKITFKTPFGESTSDVYWEFNKQGDSTMVTWGMKGEQSFMEKAAFIFQDESISEMMQPMFEKGLNNLEEVLKEKMETYSINIDGVTQHGGGYYMYVTTASKISQVTERMPKMIGEVKNYMANNNIEQVGNPLILYNQWNEDAGTAIYSAAIFTPSEVITPAESNVLNGFMQNQRTLKTSLKGDYKNLKEAWHAAYEYINNNGLTANEDAQPFEVYVTGPNENANPAKWITNIYIPLKQQENIED from the coding sequence ATGAAAATTTTTAAATATCTTTTTTTCCTTTTACTCATATTTATAATCGGTGCTTCCATCTATATAGCTACCAAGGATGGAAAATTCCAGGTGGAACAAAAAGAGATGATGATGGTGCCACAGGAAGTTGTATTTAATGAGGTAAATGAATTCACATCCTGGAAAAAATGGGAACCATGGTCTCAGGAGGCAGAAGATATGATTATAAATTACGGAGAAAAAACCAGTGGTGAAGGAGCTTCTTATTCATGGAGCAGTGAAGAAATGGGTGAAGGTGAAATAAATACAGAGAAAGCTAATCCTCATACCAGTATAGATCAGAAAATAACCTTTAAAACTCCTTTTGGCGAGTCTACGAGCGATGTTTACTGGGAATTCAACAAGCAGGGAGATAGCACGATGGTTACCTGGGGAATGAAAGGTGAGCAAAGCTTCATGGAAAAAGCTGCTTTTATATTTCAGGATGAAAGCATTAGCGAAATGATGCAGCCAATGTTCGAAAAAGGGCTGAATAATTTAGAAGAAGTTCTCAAAGAAAAAATGGAAACTTATTCTATAAATATAGATGGGGTTACTCAGCATGGAGGTGGCTATTATATGTATGTCACTACGGCAAGTAAGATAAGCCAGGTAACCGAAAGGATGCCTAAAATGATCGGGGAAGTCAAGAATTATATGGCCAATAACAATATTGAGCAGGTAGGGAATCCTCTTATTCTATACAATCAATGGAACGAAGATGCTGGTACTGCGATCTATTCAGCAGCAATTTTCACTCCAAGCGAGGTCATCACCCCTGCAGAAAGTAATGTATTGAACGGTTTTATGCAGAACCAGAGAACCTTAAAAACTTCCCTCAAAGGTGATTACAAAAACCTTAAAGAAGCCTGGCATGCTGCTTATGAATACATAAACAACAATGGTCTAACCGCCAATGAAGATGCACAGCCTTTCGAAGTATACGTAACAGGACCAAATGAAAATGCTAATCCTGCAAAATGGATAACAAATATCTATATTCCACTAAAGCAACAGGAAAATATTGAAGATTAA
- the crcB gene encoding fluoride efflux transporter CrcB — protein MKNLILVFIGGGLGSSLRYIIGKYLNAGHLLPFGTFLVNILGSLILGVILGWALKTNSLNTPLNLMLGIGFCGGFTTFSTFSFENYSIIKSGDYLTFSVYLFGSLILGMLAVLIGIFISKYL, from the coding sequence ATTAAAAATCTGATTTTGGTATTTATTGGTGGTGGCCTGGGCAGCAGTCTTAGGTATATTATTGGTAAATATCTCAATGCAGGTCACCTTCTTCCCTTCGGAACTTTTCTTGTCAATATTTTAGGCAGCCTCATACTTGGGGTTATACTTGGATGGGCTCTTAAAACTAATAGCCTCAACACTCCATTAAACCTTATGCTTGGTATAGGTTTTTGCGGAGGGTTTACTACTTTTTCTACATTTTCTTTTGAGAATTATTCCATTATCAAATCTGGAGATTATTTAACGTTCTCAGTCTATCTTTTTGGAAGCCTGATCCTGGGAATGTTAGCCGTTCTAATCGGAATTTTCATCTCTAAATACCTGTAA
- a CDS encoding P-II family nitrogen regulator, with protein MKKIEAIIRKSEFDETKEALHEIGVTFFSYWDVTGVGNEKVGHVYRGVSYSTADIQRRYLSIVVTDSFLDKTIETLLKAAYTGKVGDGKIFVTTIDEAYRIRTKEKGAESLK; from the coding sequence ATGAAAAAAATCGAAGCAATCATTCGAAAGTCAGAGTTCGATGAAACCAAGGAGGCTCTTCATGAAATAGGAGTAACCTTCTTTAGTTATTGGGATGTAACCGGAGTAGGTAACGAGAAAGTAGGTCACGTTTATCGCGGTGTTAGTTATAGCACAGCAGATATTCAAAGACGATATCTCTCTATTGTGGTAACAGATTCTTTCCTGGACAAAACCATTGAAACCCTTTTAAAAGCTGCTTACACGGGTAAAGTTGGAGACGGGAAAATTTTTGTCACCACGATAGATGAAGCCTATAGGATAAGGACTAAAGAAAAAGGCGCTGAATCTCTGAAATAA
- the amt gene encoding ammonium transporter, with protein MDALLTVNNVWMMICTGLVFFMHLGFAFLEIGLTRQKNTINILFKNLFIITAGLLLYCLLGFNLMYPGEFNGFFGFAGFGLSSPLVDGSLDLGYNEGYTYWTDFLFQGMFAATAATIVSGAVAERIKLNSFMIFVILYVGIIYPIAGSWKWGGGFLDEMGFYDFAGSTLVHSVGGWAALVAIYLLGARIGKFKDGKVGAFPGHNMPFATAGVLILWLGWFGFNGGSVLSADPELTSLTLVTTCLAAAAGGVTSFIVSSIRYKNYDITMFLNGILGGLVGITAGADQMSPTDAILIGAIAGAIIVFGVALIDKIKLDDPVGAVAVHLICGIWGTLAVGIFGNMAGVDQFITQLIGVACYAAICIVGSFIIFYVLKVTMGIRVSAKEETEGLDIHEHGMDAYPDFGLKEH; from the coding sequence ATGGACGCATTACTTACAGTAAATAACGTATGGATGATGATCTGCACAGGACTTGTTTTCTTTATGCACCTTGGATTTGCATTTTTGGAAATTGGTCTTACCAGACAAAAAAACACGATCAACATCCTTTTCAAAAATCTATTCATAATCACCGCCGGCCTGCTTTTATATTGTCTATTGGGTTTCAATCTAATGTATCCGGGGGAATTTAATGGCTTCTTTGGATTTGCCGGTTTCGGTCTTTCCAGCCCTCTTGTTGACGGATCCCTTGACCTAGGTTACAATGAAGGCTACACATACTGGACAGATTTTCTGTTCCAGGGAATGTTCGCCGCAACTGCAGCTACTATAGTATCTGGTGCCGTTGCTGAACGTATCAAACTTAATAGTTTCATGATATTCGTGATCTTATATGTTGGTATTATTTATCCGATTGCCGGTTCCTGGAAATGGGGTGGTGGATTCCTTGACGAAATGGGATTCTATGACTTTGCAGGTTCTACCCTGGTACACTCTGTTGGTGGATGGGCTGCTTTAGTAGCTATTTATCTACTAGGTGCCAGAATTGGAAAATTTAAAGACGGAAAAGTGGGAGCCTTTCCGGGACATAATATGCCGTTCGCTACCGCGGGTGTTCTAATCTTATGGTTAGGATGGTTTGGATTTAATGGTGGCTCTGTACTTTCTGCAGATCCTGAACTTACTTCTCTAACATTGGTAACAACCTGTCTAGCGGCTGCTGCCGGTGGAGTAACCTCCTTCATTGTTTCCTCAATAAGATATAAGAATTATGATATTACGATGTTCCTGAACGGAATCTTAGGAGGATTGGTAGGTATCACTGCCGGTGCAGACCAAATGTCTCCAACAGATGCCATCCTTATAGGAGCTATCGCAGGAGCTATCATCGTATTTGGCGTAGCCCTAATTGACAAGATAAAACTGGATGACCCGGTAGGTGCAGTTGCTGTTCACCTCATTTGTGGAATCTGGGGAACCCTGGCCGTTGGAATTTTTGGTAATATGGCCGGTGTAGACCAGTTTATAACTCAACTTATCGGAGTAGCATGCTATGCTGCGATCTGTATAGTTGGATCCTTTATAATCTTTTATGTCCTAAAAGTTACTATGGGTATCAGAGTTTCCGCCAAAGAAGAAACGGAAGGTCTGGATATTCATGAACATGGCATGGACGCCTATCCTGATTTCGGACTTAAGGAACATTAG
- a CDS encoding porin, translating into MKAITFSKLVKILILLPVAFTTSTIFSQEVEEEETSKFSISGSVDAYFRTNFNGLNKSVEIVGGDEVSFVPAAPATSFANDPGFAIGMANVILGYEGDKVGFVADLVFGPRGEDAVFLSAPSTNIVNQLYAYYKVNDALKFTIGNWNTFLGYEVISPAANFNYSTSYMFSYGPFSHTGLKADFSFNDKWTGMLAVMNPTDYTEFNPIGKYTFGGQLGYSNANGSAFLNLIYGEQSLSDDALFQIDLTTGWDLTDAFYLGFNGTYQTTDGIGFYGAALYPQVALSESFGLGLRAEYFKELEDGGPVYGADVRSLDFTLTGNYTVGGLIIKPELRLDSISEEVFLDQDLQATDNLASFVLAAIYAF; encoded by the coding sequence ATGAAAGCAATTACCTTTTCAAAATTAGTAAAAATTCTCATTTTACTACCGGTTGCCTTTACTACTTCTACAATTTTTTCGCAGGAAGTAGAGGAAGAAGAAACTTCAAAATTCTCTATTAGCGGAAGCGTAGACGCCTATTTCAGGACCAATTTTAACGGTCTGAATAAATCTGTAGAGATCGTGGGCGGTGATGAAGTAAGTTTTGTGCCTGCTGCACCCGCAACCTCATTTGCTAATGATCCAGGCTTTGCCATTGGAATGGCGAATGTCATCCTGGGATATGAAGGTGACAAGGTTGGCTTCGTAGCAGACCTTGTCTTTGGACCCCGCGGTGAAGATGCAGTATTTCTATCTGCTCCATCAACTAATATCGTTAATCAACTTTATGCCTATTATAAGGTCAATGATGCTTTAAAATTTACCATAGGTAACTGGAATACTTTCCTGGGTTATGAGGTCATTTCTCCGGCAGCTAATTTCAATTATTCAACTTCCTATATGTTCTCTTACGGCCCATTTTCACATACAGGACTTAAAGCAGATTTCAGTTTTAATGATAAATGGACAGGAATGCTTGCCGTTATGAACCCTACAGATTATACCGAATTCAACCCCATTGGCAAATATACCTTTGGTGGTCAGCTTGGATATTCCAACGCCAACGGTAGCGCTTTTTTAAATCTCATCTATGGCGAACAATCTCTCTCTGACGACGCGTTGTTCCAAATAGATCTAACTACTGGTTGGGATCTTACAGATGCATTTTATTTAGGTTTCAACGGAACCTACCAAACAACAGATGGAATTGGGTTCTACGGTGCAGCGCTTTATCCTCAGGTCGCTTTATCTGAAAGTTTTGGACTGGGTTTAAGAGCAGAATACTTTAAAGAGCTTGAGGACGGTGGTCCAGTTTATGGAGCAGACGTTCGCTCCTTAGATTTTACCCTGACCGGTAATTATACAGTTGGAGGTCTTATCATCAAACCAGAATTAAGACTTGATAGCATTTCTGAAGAAGTATTCCTTGACCAGGACCTGCAGGCTACAGACAACCTTGCTTCGTTTGTCTTAGCAGCCATATATGCATTCTAA
- a CDS encoding DUF1684 domain-containing protein — MRTSIFALILFQFFFIPETISAQDADLIESAKKFQIELEREYANPEKSPLDEKDLEEFRGLEFFEIDPDYIVQAEFVRTPSESPFAMKTSTDRMKMYVKYGELYFSLKGKDLKLNVYQNQDLVNDPEYFDYLFLPFTDLTNGDATYGGGRYIDFRIPESKEVTLDFNKAYNPYCAYSGNYSCPIPPKENDLPIEIIAGVKAFDKH, encoded by the coding sequence ATGAGAACATCCATTTTTGCATTAATCCTGTTTCAGTTTTTTTTCATTCCGGAAACTATTTCGGCCCAGGATGCAGACCTTATAGAAAGTGCTAAAAAGTTTCAGATCGAGTTGGAAAGGGAATATGCAAACCCTGAAAAATCTCCTTTAGATGAAAAAGATCTGGAGGAATTCAGAGGTCTGGAATTTTTTGAAATCGATCCTGATTATATTGTACAGGCAGAATTTGTGCGTACTCCATCTGAATCTCCTTTCGCTATGAAAACCAGTACCGATAGAATGAAGATGTACGTAAAGTATGGTGAGTTGTATTTTAGTTTAAAAGGAAAGGACTTAAAACTGAATGTATATCAGAATCAGGATCTGGTGAATGATCCGGAATATTTTGATTATTTGTTCTTACCCTTCACAGATCTCACTAATGGAGATGCAACCTATGGAGGTGGGAGATATATTGATTTCAGGATACCAGAATCTAAAGAAGTAACCCTGGATTTTAATAAGGCATATAATCCTTATTGTGCCTATAGTGGCAATTATTCCTGCCCCATTCCGCCTAAGGAGAATGACCTGCCTATAGAAATAATTGCCGGTGTAAAGGCATTTGATAAGCACTAA
- a CDS encoding MFS transporter codes for MKNLLRYYFESFGGLRKEIWLLSLITLINRAGTMVIPFLSLYLTKSRGFTLEEVGWILTFFGLGSVTGSWLGGKLTDKIGHYKTMALSLIVSSFLFVLLQFPESFWPICIGIYLVMTVADIFRPAVFVAISAYSKPQNRTRSVTLIRLAINLGFSAGPAIGGFIIATGGYNWLFWVDGLTCLAAGLLLLKLLHPKRSTPEPEDIIVRAKSAMSDRLYLIFVFAMMIFGFVFIQYFSTMPLYYAEIHKLNEFEIGLLLGLNGLTIFLFEMPLIKFMENQKHTATGYVILGTILTGISFLVVNLTGWIGILVVGMLLATVGEMIGFPFSNSFALHRSDGKKRGSYMALYSIAFSVSHIFGHNSGMQLIDNFGFEITWYTMFGLSLFACMLLFVLKKLLKRESA; via the coding sequence ATGAAGAACCTGTTACGCTATTATTTTGAATCCTTTGGAGGCTTACGCAAGGAGATCTGGCTATTATCATTAATTACCCTTATTAATAGAGCGGGAACCATGGTAATACCTTTTCTATCTCTTTACCTTACGAAAAGCAGAGGGTTCACACTCGAAGAAGTAGGCTGGATCTTGACGTTTTTCGGACTTGGATCGGTTACGGGATCATGGCTGGGCGGAAAGTTAACAGACAAGATTGGCCATTACAAGACCATGGCGCTAAGCCTTATAGTCTCTTCATTCCTGTTCGTTCTCTTACAGTTCCCCGAATCCTTCTGGCCAATTTGTATAGGAATATATCTGGTAATGACAGTAGCAGATATCTTTAGGCCGGCAGTATTTGTAGCTATAAGTGCCTATAGCAAACCACAGAACAGAACGAGATCTGTAACTTTAATAAGACTGGCCATTAATCTCGGGTTTTCGGCCGGGCCCGCCATAGGTGGATTTATTATCGCAACTGGAGGATACAACTGGCTTTTCTGGGTAGATGGACTTACCTGTCTTGCTGCCGGATTACTTTTGCTGAAGCTTTTGCACCCTAAACGGTCAACGCCTGAACCTGAAGATATCATTGTTAGGGCAAAATCGGCTATGAGTGACCGACTTTACCTCATTTTCGTTTTTGCGATGATGATATTTGGTTTTGTTTTTATCCAGTATTTTTCAACCATGCCGTTGTATTATGCTGAAATACATAAGCTGAATGAATTTGAGATAGGTTTATTACTAGGATTAAACGGACTTACGATTTTCCTTTTTGAGATGCCTCTTATAAAATTTATGGAAAACCAGAAGCACACCGCCACAGGTTATGTGATACTTGGAACAATCCTTACAGGTATTAGTTTCCTGGTTGTGAACCTAACTGGATGGATTGGGATCCTGGTAGTTGGAATGTTGCTCGCAACCGTTGGTGAAATGATAGGTTTCCCCTTTTCAAACAGCTTCGCTCTACACAGGTCTGATGGCAAAAAACGAGGATCTTACATGGCACTTTACAGTATTGCATTTTCGGTGAGTCATATTTTTGGTCATAACTCAGGGATGCAATTGATAGATAATTTCGGGTTTGAAATTACCTGGTATACTATGTTTGGTCTTTCCCTTTTTGCCTGTATGCTTTTATTCGTGCTAAAGAAGCTTCTAAAGCGCGAAAGCGCCTAA
- a CDS encoding DUF1328 domain-containing protein — protein MKKKALLFLVLAVITGLVGFTGLSFSGIEVVRVMFLIFADLLIVSLMAKLFFPDKPKMKLQRVRK, from the coding sequence ATGAAAAAGAAGGCGTTATTATTTCTAGTGCTTGCAGTAATCACAGGATTGGTTGGATTTACAGGTTTATCGTTTTCGGGAATTGAAGTTGTTAGAGTGATGTTTCTGATTTTTGCAGATTTGTTAATCGTTTCACTGATGGCGAAATTATTTTTTCCCGATAAACCGAAAATGAAACTGCAGCGCGTACGTAAATAA
- a CDS encoding Lrp/AsnC family transcriptional regulator, translating into MVVDKLNWAILEELQKNARISFSEVGRKIGLTSPAVAERVRKMEDSGIIDSYKVNLSHQKTGYQLRAIITLRAFTGRLKAFLETVKEFKEVVNCYRITGNENIIMEVILKDQVHLEKLIDKLITYGETRTHIVLSNVIKDGPIVAKVD; encoded by the coding sequence ATTGTTGTGGATAAATTAAATTGGGCAATCCTCGAAGAATTGCAGAAAAATGCACGAATATCCTTCTCTGAAGTAGGAAGGAAAATAGGTTTAACCTCTCCTGCAGTAGCCGAAAGAGTGAGGAAAATGGAAGATAGCGGGATTATAGATTCTTACAAGGTAAATTTATCTCATCAAAAAACCGGTTACCAACTTAGGGCTATTATTACTTTAAGAGCATTTACAGGGAGATTAAAAGCCTTTCTGGAAACTGTAAAGGAATTTAAAGAAGTGGTGAATTGTTATCGTATTACCGGTAATGAAAATATTATCATGGAAGTGATATTAAAGGACCAGGTGCATCTTGAAAAGCTTATTGATAAATTAATTACCTATGGCGAAACAAGAACCCACATTGTACTTTCTAACGTTATAAAAGATGGTCCAATAGTCGCAAAAGTCGATTAA